The Thermosipho japonicus region GAGATAGATTATATATTGTAAGTTTACCAACTGCTCAAGAACAAATCCTAGATATATTAACGGGTGAATAAGTATGCCGAGAAAAAAAGAACAGTACAAACTAATTATTCATAACATAGGATTAGTTTTAATGTATTACACAATTATTATACTTTTTCCATTAGTATTTAATATATTCTATCCAAATGAATTAAAAAATTCTTATGCCTTTTTATTATCAGCCTTTTTGTCTTTTTTTATTGGGTACATTCTTTTTAAAGCTACAAAAGATGTTTCTTCAACAACCGTTACAGTTCGTGAAGGAGCTGTTATTGTATTTTTCACATGGTTATTTGTTGTTTTAATAGGTTCTATCCCTTTTATACTAGTTGAAAACTTGACCTTTTCACAAGCAGTTTTTGAATCAACAAGTGGTTTTACTACGACTGGTTTGACAATGTTTACCGATGTTTCAAAAGTTTCAAAATTAATACTTGTTTGGAGAAGTCTAATGCAATTCATAGGTGGAGCTGGTTTTGCACTTATAATGATGGGCTCTGTCATTGGCCCCAAAGGATTTGGTCTATATCACGCTGAAGGTAGAGTAGATAACATTGCTCCAAACATAAAGCGTTCAGCAAGGATTATTACCCTCATTTATATAACTTATGCATTTTTAGGAACAGTACTACTTGATATAGTTGGAATGCCTTTGTTTGATGCCTTCAACCATTCATTAACTGCTCTTGCAACAGGTGGTTTTTCCGTAAAGAATGCAAGTATTGGAGAGTACAATAACTTAAGAGTTGAAATAGTTACAATCATTCTAATGTTTTTAGGTGGAACAGGTTTTGGAGTTCATTATACACTCTGGAAAGGAAACTTTAAGGCCTTCTTTAAAAATGGTGAACCTTGGTTAATGCTCACAACAATATTTACTTTTTCTTTAATAATGGCCTTTAACGGTATTGGAAAAGTATTTTCTACCTTTTCACAGGGCTTTAGGGAGTCTTTATTTCAGACTACATCCGCACTAACTGGTACAGGTTTTTCAACAGTGGATTTAACAAATCCTTTATGGATCAATTTTGGCTTAGGAATGTTTATACTTACTTCATTGATGATGGCCGGTGGCGGTATGGATTCAACCGCTGGTGGATTAAAACAATATCGTATTTGGGTAACTATCAAGGTATTACTACATTCTGTAAAGGAATTTCTTCTGCCATCAAAAAGTGTTACCAAAATATCTGCATGGAAAGGGCAAAATAAAAATTTCATTACGAATGAAGATATTAAAGAAATTTTTCTAGTTTTTTCAATGTATTTTTTTACATTTTTCG contains the following coding sequences:
- a CDS encoding TrkH family potassium uptake protein, producing MPRKKEQYKLIIHNIGLVLMYYTIIILFPLVFNIFYPNELKNSYAFLLSAFLSFFIGYILFKATKDVSSTTVTVREGAVIVFFTWLFVVLIGSIPFILVENLTFSQAVFESTSGFTTTGLTMFTDVSKVSKLILVWRSLMQFIGGAGFALIMMGSVIGPKGFGLYHAEGRVDNIAPNIKRSARIITLIYITYAFLGTVLLDIVGMPLFDAFNHSLTALATGGFSVKNASIGEYNNLRVEIVTIILMFLGGTGFGVHYTLWKGNFKAFFKNGEPWLMLTTIFTFSLIMAFNGIGKVFSTFSQGFRESLFQTTSALTGTGFSTVDLTNPLWINFGLGMFILTSLMMAGGGMDSTAGGLKQYRIWVTIKVLLHSVKEFLLPSKSVTKISAWKGQNKNFITNEDIKEIFLVFSMYFFTFFVGSLILSSYGYNLTQSMFEFASAMNGVGLSSGITSPNMPLGAMWTLTIAMFTGRLEFLVVIYAIAKLINDLSESIKK